A genomic window from Phoenix dactylifera cultivar Barhee BC4 unplaced genomic scaffold, palm_55x_up_171113_PBpolish2nd_filt_p 000092F, whole genome shotgun sequence includes:
- the LOC103717323 gene encoding uncharacterized protein LOC103717323: MIRNCLVSSRGLNLFGSSIGLFLRSHHNNADPYTRGKPNAGCIRLNFDGASKYGTGDASIGGVYRNHEGVFLFGYAERIGKATSSVAELVAAKRGLELAIKNGWFNIWIEGDAKGVVDLITNRMRSKSKEDLRHFREISVLIPQLKYFKASHIYREGNKVAHRLAKLGYKMHKPQIWWDVPPDEVLRFLRQDAEGQIITRRKQNL, encoded by the coding sequence ATGATTCGCAACTGTTTGGTGAGTTCAAGGGGCTTGAATCTATTTGGGTCCTCCATTGGGTTGTTCCTAAGAAGCCATCACAATAATGCTGATCCATATACAAGGGGAAAACCCAATGCAGGTTGTATCAGGCTAAATTTTGATGGTGCTTCGAAATATGGAACTGGCGATGCAAGCATTGGAGGAGTATATAGAAATCATGAAGGAGTGTTCTTATTTGGCTATGCTGAACGCATAGGCAAGGCTACAAGTTCTGTTGCTGAATTAGTTGCAGCAAAACGAGGCCTCGAATTGGCCATTAAGAATGGCTGGTTCAACATATGGATTGAAGGAGATGCAAAAGGAGTAGTGGATCTCATTACAAACAGGATGCGGTCAAAATCCAAGGAAGATCTTAGGCATTTTAGAGAGATAAGTGTGTTAATTCCCCAACTGAAATATTTCAAGGCCTCTCATATCTACAGGGAAGGGAACAAGGTTGCTCACAGGCTTGCTAAATTGGGTTACAAAATGCACAAACCTCAAATTTGGTGGGATGTTCCTCCTGATGAAGTACTACGGTTCCTCCGTCAGGATGCCGAGGGTCAAATCATTACTCGGAGAAAGCAAAATTTATGA